In Primulina eburnea isolate SZY01 chromosome 3, ASM2296580v1, whole genome shotgun sequence, one DNA window encodes the following:
- the LOC140827345 gene encoding uncharacterized protein, producing the protein MTYFFAQFAGNNVAVDTGASPRPEAIYERFRRMDPKEFSGTIDLMIAEGWIKSIEVIFAFMELQDADMVKCATFLLTEDARLWWESASVEFMTPRQGDSSMAEFVRKFERGCHFVPLIANDAREKLRNFIDGLRQVLRRDVIVAGPITYAVVVLRALVAEQGQRDIENDRQGKMP; encoded by the exons ATGACTTatttcttcgcacagtttgcggggaacaatgttgCAGTGGATACAGGGGCGAGTCCCAGACCAGAGGCGATTTATGAGAGGTTTAGGAGAATGGATCCGAAGGAATTCTCAGGGACTATTGACCTgatgatagctgagggatggattaagtccatcgaggtaattttTGCATTTATGGAGCTGCAGGATGCAGACATGGTCAAGTGTGCCACATTTCTACTGACAGAAGATGCCAGattgtggtgggagagcgcatcagt AGAGTTTATGACGCcgcgacagggagacagtagcATGGCAGAATTTGTCAGGAAGTtcgagagggggtgtcactttgtgcccttaATTGCAAATGATGCCAGGGAGAAGCTGAGGAATTTTATTGATGGTTTACGGCaggtcttgcgccgtgatgtgataGTTGCTGGTCCTATTACTTATGCAGTTGTCGTGTTGAGAGCCTTGGTAGCAGAACAGGGCCAGAGGGACATTGAGAACGACAGGCAGGGAAAGATGCCCTAG